CGCTTTTTCGTCCGCGATGTCTGTGACTTCGCCGGGCTCGAATCCGCCGTCGCCGAGATCGTTCGCGAGCATGGCCACGTCGATGTGTTGGTCACCGCCGCGGGCATTGCGGGAGGTGGCCCGGTCCACGCCCTTGCCATTGAGGAGTGGGACCGGGTGCAGAATGTGAACTTGAAAGGCACCTTCCTCTCCGCCAAGGCAGTGCTTCCGGTGATGATGCAGCAACGTTCGGGCAGCATCATCACCCTCGGCAGTGTCGAAGGGCTCGAGGGCAGCGAGGGTGGCAGCACATACAACGCCTCCAAGGGCGGCGTGGTCCTGCTCACCAAGAACATCGCCATGGACTACGGACGCCTGGGGATACGGGCCAACTGCATCTGCCCGGGAATGATCGACACGCCGTTGTTCCAGTCGGTTTTCGGCAGCGAGTATTTCGCCAAGTACAGGGAGCGTATCCGTGAGCAACACAAACTGGGGCGCTTCGGTCGGCCCGAGGAGGTCGCCGGAGTGGCCTTCTTCCTGGCTTCCGACGACGCCTCGTTCGTCACCGGCCAGAGCCTGGCCGTGGACGGGGGCTACACCGCTGGGCACCACTTCGGGTTCACCAAACTGATGGGCCTCGAATGAGAACGGCAGTCACCACGAAGCTGTGCGACTAGGAGGGCCGAGAGATGACATCGATCGACATTGACACGGGACTGACGGATGAGGACCGCGCGGCGCGCGACACGTGCC
The DNA window shown above is from Candidatus Binatia bacterium and carries:
- a CDS encoding SDR family NAD(P)-dependent oxidoreductase, with the protein product MTEGNTQTRRLQGKVTVVTGAASGIGYACAQRFAVEGAVVIGFDLNESPDWESVQRQAPAARFFVRDVCDFAGLESAVAEIVREHGHVDVLVTAAGIAGGGPVHALAIEEWDRVQNVNLKGTFLSAKAVLPVMMQQRSGSIITLGSVEGLEGSEGGSTYNASKGGVVLLTKNIAMDYGRLGIRANCICPGMIDTPLFQSVFGSEYFAKYRERIREQHKLGRFGRPEEVAGVAFFLASDDASFVTGQSLAVDGGYTAGHHFGFTKLMGLE